A single window of Gadus morhua chromosome 22, gadMor3.0, whole genome shotgun sequence DNA harbors:
- the atat1 gene encoding alpha-tubulin N-acetyltransferase 1 isoform X9, translating into MEFSFDINNIFPERITVLDQSLVPGDKSKGRPDLQSKIASVIDELGKASSKAQQLPAPITSAVKLQSNQHSLYLIKDETSNGGQGAGVGFLKVGYKKLFLLDQRGAHLEAEPLCVLDFYVSESLQRHGYGLELFDFMLQHTQMEPALMAYDRPSAKFLAFLAKHYCLTQSVPQVNNFVVYEGFFLNKSVGPSRKGLPKKVEGEIKPYSLMEREALRGDQRVGQWPFPPQVGSSPYSRSHSVGSSPSRAPPAQAPPQGPAPASGGPPTPHSLLSDHLKARRTSSLNRSQLGFY; encoded by the exons ATGGAGTTCTCTTTTGATATTAACAACATCTTCCCAGAGCGGATCACTGTGTTGGATCAGAGCCTTGTTCCTGGTGATAAATCCAAAGGAAG GCCAGATCTGCAAAGCAAAATAGCTTCAGTTATTGATGAGCTTGGTAAAGCCTCCTCTAAG GCTCAACAGTTGCCAGCTCCAATAACAAGTGCTGTGAAGCTGCAGTCCAACCAGCACAGCCTTTACCTTATCAAGGATGAAACCAGCAATGG AGGCCAAGGAGCAGGAGTAGGGTTTCTCAAGGTCGGCTACAAGAAGTTGTTTCTCCTT GACCAGCGGGGAGCCCACTTAGAGGCGGAGCCGCTGTGTGTGCTGGACTTCTACGTCTCAGAGAGCCTGCAGCGCCACGGCTACGGGCTGGAGCTCTTTGACTTCATGCTGCAG CACACGCAGATGGAGCCGGCGCTCATGGCCTACGACAGACCCTCAGCCAAGTTCCTCGCCTTCCTCGCAAAGCATTACTGCCTGACTCAGAGTGTTCCTCAG GTGAACAACTTTGTGGTTTATGAGGGATTCTTCCTCAACAAATCAG TGGGCCCGTCGAGAAAGGGTCTCCCAAAAAAGGTGGAAGGAGAGATCAAGCCCTACTCTCTaatggagagagaag CGCTGCGCGGGGACCAGAGGGTGGGGCAGTGGCCCTTCCCGCCCCAGGTGGGATCCTCCCCCTACTCGCGCTCCCACAGCGTGGGCTCGTCCCCCAGCCGGGCCCCGCCCGCCCAAGCCCCGCCCCAGGGGCCAGCTCCGGCCTCTGGTGGACCCCCGACGCCCCACTCCCTGCTCAGCGACCACCTCAAGGC
- the atat1 gene encoding alpha-tubulin N-acetyltransferase 1 isoform X8, producing MEFSFDINNIFPERITVLDQSLVPGDKSKGRPDLQSKIASVIDELGKASSKAQQLPAPITSAVKLQSNQHSLYLIKDETSNGGQGAGVGFLKVGYKKLFLLDQRGAHLEAEPLCVLDFYVSESLQRHGYGLELFDFMLQHTQMEPALMAYDRPSAKFLAFLAKHYCLTQSVPQVNNFVVYEGFFLNKSGSPHSPLTDQGMYGFFGPVEKGSPKKGGRRDQALLSNGERSAARGPEGGAVALPAPGGILPLLALPQRGLVPQPGPARPSPAPGASSGLWWTPDAPLPAQRPPQGKTHQFP from the exons ATGGAGTTCTCTTTTGATATTAACAACATCTTCCCAGAGCGGATCACTGTGTTGGATCAGAGCCTTGTTCCTGGTGATAAATCCAAAGGAAG GCCAGATCTGCAAAGCAAAATAGCTTCAGTTATTGATGAGCTTGGTAAAGCCTCCTCTAAG GCTCAACAGTTGCCAGCTCCAATAACAAGTGCTGTGAAGCTGCAGTCCAACCAGCACAGCCTTTACCTTATCAAGGATGAAACCAGCAATGG AGGCCAAGGAGCAGGAGTAGGGTTTCTCAAGGTCGGCTACAAGAAGTTGTTTCTCCTT GACCAGCGGGGAGCCCACTTAGAGGCGGAGCCGCTGTGTGTGCTGGACTTCTACGTCTCAGAGAGCCTGCAGCGCCACGGCTACGGGCTGGAGCTCTTTGACTTCATGCTGCAG CACACGCAGATGGAGCCGGCGCTCATGGCCTACGACAGACCCTCAGCCAAGTTCCTCGCCTTCCTCGCAAAGCATTACTGCCTGACTCAGAGTGTTCCTCAG GTGAACAACTTTGTGGTTTATGAGGGATTCTTCCTCAACAAATCAG GCTCGCCCCACTCTCCTCTGACGGATCAGGGAATGTACGGCTTTTT TGGGCCCGTCGAGAAAGGGTCTCCCAAAAAAGGTGGAAGGAGAGATCAAGCCCTACTCTCTaatggagagagaag CGCTGCGCGGGGACCAGAGGGTGGGGCAGTGGCCCTTCCCGCCCCAGGTGGGATCCTCCCCCTACTCGCGCTCCCACAGCGTGGGCTCGTCCCCCAGCCGGGCCCCGCCCGCCCAAGCCCCGCCCCAGGGGCCAGCTCCGGCCTCTGGTGGACCCCCGACGCCCCACTCCCTGCTCAGCGACCACCTCAAGGC